The proteins below come from a single Metarhizium brunneum chromosome 1, complete sequence genomic window:
- the msp-4 gene encoding Pre-mRNA-splicing factor — MAPAEDRMARFKALQARAKTSSATNRDEATKESQRLGTDQSQLTALKRKQDIAAHKLVKAEIEESGKDFERKRAWDWTVDESEKWDKRMKKKAAHRDNNAFSDPQQESNKIYKRQLKNITPDMEQYEKQKMAAIEKAAASGGLEIVETEDGELIAVDKDGSLYSTADTATLTQNKPDKAAVDRLVADLRRAEEQRLKKRKERMAKNGDDGDVTYINEKNKQFNQKLARFYDKYTADIRDSFERGTMI, encoded by the coding sequence ATGGCGCCAGCTGAAGATCGCATGGCCCGCTTCAAGGCCCTCCAGGCGCGAGCAAAAACGTCCTCCGCAACAAACCGCGACGAAGCTACAAAGGAATCCCAGAGACTGGGCACAGATCAGAGCCAACTCACAGCCCTGAAGCGCAAGCAGGACATCGCAGCGCACAAGCTTGTCAAGGCGGAGATCGAAGAATCCGGCAAAGATTTTGAGCGCAAGCGGGCGTGGGACTGGACGGTTGACGAGAGCGAGAAGTGGGACAAGCGAATGAAGAAAAAGGCTGCGCATCGTGACAACAACGCCTTTAGCGACCCCCAACAGGAGAGCAACAAGATTTACAAGCGTCAGCTCAAGAACATCACTCCCGACATGGAGCAATATGAAAAGCAGAAGATGGCAGCAATTGAAAAGGCAGCCGCTTCAGGGGGTTTGGAAATTGTCGAGACCGAAGATGGCGAGCTCATTGCCGTCGACAAAGACGGGTCATTATATTCCACAGCCGACACGGCTACCCTCACGCAGAACAAGCCCGATAAGGCGGCGGTGGACCGCCTGGTTGCCGATCTGCGACGGGCCGAAGAGCAGAGActcaagaagagaaaggagcgcatggccaagaatggcgacgacggagaTGTCACATACATCAACGAGAAGAACAAGCAGTTCAACCAGAAACTGGCAAGGTTCTACGACAAGTACACTGCCGATATCCGGGACAGCTTCGAGAGAGGCACCATGATTTGA